In Pedobacter heparinus DSM 2366, the following are encoded in one genomic region:
- a CDS encoding ATP-dependent Clp protease ATP-binding subunit, with product MEAKFSPQVKDVISFSREEALRLGHDYIGAEHLLLGLIREGDGMAIKILKSLGVDTSKLRRSIEDSVRGTSSVTVNLGNIPLTKQAEKVLKITYLEAKIFKSDLIGTEHLLLSILRDDDNIASQILLQFNINYEIFKQEVEVNKNGFRDETQNSASTGGDDDYREEESFSSPKKVSDIKSKTPVLDNFGRDLTKAAEEGRLDPIVGREKEIERVSQILSRRKKNNPILIGEPGVGKSAIAEGLALRIVQRKVSRVLFNKRVVTLDLASLVAGTKYRGQFEERMKAVMNELEKSTDVILFIDEIHTIVGAGGASGSLDASNMFKPALARGEIQCIGATTLDEYRQYIEKDGALDRRFQKVMIEPASPDETIEILNRIKEKYEDHHGVTYTDEAIAACVALTSRYITDRFLPDKAIDALDEAGSRVHLTNIHVPDNIIAIENKIEEIKVEKNKVVKSQKYEEAAKLRDTEKNLLEELDRAKAEWEAETKTKRYTVTEDNVAEVVSMMTGIPLQRVGQTDSVKLLNMYDTVATKIIGQDDAIKKLTKAIQRTRAGLKDPKKPIGSFIFLGPTGVGKTELAKELARFMFDSDDSLIQIDMSEYMEKFAVSRLVGAPPGYVGYEEGGQLTEKVRRKPYAVILLDEIEKAHPDVFNILLQVLDEGQLTDSLGRKVDFRNTIIIMTSNIGARQLKDFGQGVGFSTAAKSNQADAHSRGVIENALKRAFAPEFLNRVDDVVVFNSLGKEEIFKIIDIELKSLFGRVHNLGYEVKLTEKAKEFIADKGFDSNFGARPLKRAIQKYLEDPIAEEILKGEIHDGDILEIDYNKESNEIVVENRSPGKKKKKEEGSVE from the coding sequence ATGGAAGCTAAATTTTCTCCACAAGTAAAAGACGTGATATCTTTTAGCAGGGAAGAAGCCCTGAGATTAGGTCACGATTACATAGGCGCAGAACATCTTTTGTTAGGCCTTATTCGCGAAGGCGATGGTATGGCCATTAAGATATTAAAATCACTAGGTGTTGATACTTCAAAACTTCGTCGCTCGATTGAGGATTCGGTTAGGGGTACGTCGAGTGTAACGGTTAACCTGGGAAACATCCCCTTAACCAAACAAGCAGAAAAAGTTTTAAAGATCACTTATCTGGAAGCAAAGATCTTCAAAAGCGATTTGATAGGTACAGAACACCTGTTGCTTTCTATTCTTCGCGATGATGATAACATTGCCTCACAGATTTTATTACAGTTTAACATCAATTACGAGATATTTAAACAGGAGGTTGAAGTGAACAAGAACGGTTTTAGAGACGAAACGCAGAACAGTGCATCAACAGGTGGAGATGATGACTACCGCGAAGAAGAATCATTCAGCAGCCCTAAAAAGGTGTCGGACATTAAATCTAAAACCCCGGTTCTGGATAATTTTGGAAGAGACCTGACCAAGGCAGCGGAAGAGGGCCGTTTGGATCCTATTGTTGGCCGTGAGAAAGAAATTGAACGCGTGTCGCAGATATTATCACGACGTAAAAAGAACAATCCGATCCTGATTGGTGAACCTGGTGTAGGTAAATCTGCTATTGCAGAAGGTCTGGCCCTCCGTATTGTTCAACGTAAAGTTTCCAGGGTACTGTTCAATAAACGTGTGGTAACATTAGACCTGGCTTCATTAGTTGCCGGCACAAAATACCGCGGACAGTTTGAAGAGCGTATGAAGGCGGTGATGAATGAGCTGGAAAAATCTACCGATGTGATCCTGTTTATTGATGAGATCCATACAATTGTAGGCGCAGGTGGTGCTTCAGGTTCTTTAGATGCATCAAATATGTTCAAACCAGCTTTGGCCAGGGGCGAAATTCAATGCATTGGGGCAACTACGCTGGATGAATACCGTCAGTATATAGAAAAGGATGGGGCTTTGGACCGTCGTTTCCAGAAGGTAATGATCGAGCCGGCTTCACCTGATGAAACCATAGAAATTCTGAACCGTATCAAAGAAAAATATGAAGATCACCACGGTGTGACCTATACAGATGAGGCGATTGCTGCCTGTGTGGCGCTTACTTCAAGGTACATTACCGACAGGTTTTTGCCGGATAAGGCAATTGATGCTTTGGACGAGGCCGGATCAAGGGTGCATTTAACAAACATACATGTTCCTGATAACATCATTGCGATTGAGAATAAGATTGAAGAGATCAAGGTTGAAAAAAATAAGGTTGTAAAAAGCCAGAAATATGAAGAGGCCGCCAAATTAAGAGATACTGAAAAAAATCTGTTGGAAGAGCTTGATCGTGCAAAGGCAGAATGGGAGGCTGAAACTAAAACGAAACGTTATACAGTTACAGAAGATAATGTTGCAGAGGTGGTTTCAATGATGACCGGCATTCCATTACAACGTGTTGGACAAACTGATAGTGTAAAGCTGTTAAATATGTACGATACTGTTGCGACCAAGATCATTGGACAGGATGATGCAATTAAAAAATTGACAAAAGCTATTCAGCGTACCAGAGCGGGATTAAAGGACCCTAAAAAACCGATCGGTTCGTTTATATTTCTTGGGCCTACCGGTGTTGGTAAGACTGAGCTTGCAAAGGAACTTGCACGTTTCATGTTTGACAGTGATGATTCACTGATCCAGATTGACATGAGTGAGTACATGGAGAAATTTGCTGTATCGCGTTTAGTAGGTGCGCCTCCGGGATACGTGGGGTATGAGGAAGGCGGACAGCTGACTGAAAAAGTACGCAGAAAACCGTATGCGGTAATTTTGCTGGATGAGATTGAGAAAGCACACCCGGATGTGTTTAATATCCTGTTGCAGGTATTGGATGAGGGACAGCTTACGGATAGTCTTGGTCGTAAGGTTGACTTCAGAAATACCATCATTATTATGACCTCTAATATCGGGGCCCGTCAGCTGAAAGATTTTGGGCAGGGAGTAGGTTTTTCTACCGCTGCAAAAAGCAACCAGGCTGATGCACATTCGAGGGGAGTAATTGAAAATGCGTTGAAACGCGCTTTTGCCCCTGAGTTCCTGAACCGTGTAGATGATGTAGTAGTATTTAATTCACTGGGTAAAGAAGAGATCTTCAAGATCATAGACATTGAGTTAAAATCGTTATTTGGTCGTGTACATAATTTAGGTTACGAGGTTAAGCTTACTGAGAAAGCAAAAGAATTTATAGCCGATAAAGGGTTTGATTCTAATTTTGGTGCAAGACCGCTTAAACGTGCGATCCAGAAATATCTGGAAGATCCGATCGCTGAAGAGATCCTTAAAGGAGAGATCCATGATGGAGATATTCTCGAAATCGATTACAACAAAGAAAGTAATGAAATAGTTGTAGAGAATAGAAGTCCGGGTAAGAAAAAGAAAAAAGAAGAGGGAAGTGTAGAATAA
- a CDS encoding MGH1-like glycoside hydrolase domain-containing protein: protein MRISLVVGILLIPAILIAQKKKSGKFDRLNDTHDMLLSPWGPYSKRYAGISHIPEFKSGIRFDFSVFPGLYRYKPSVPHVLLQSDYFPWESNNDLTKYTFRHELLWKDEAYSDVTYRVIDSATVLVAIRCVNNTALPQYMDVNLMSYLDYPENYPVNTMRLSGSSIWKNAVGYQSLDFAKKGLRDNLVQDGWIAGEARAAEYIDGRAIGSIFGNTKGNKVTYSIALKNDQLKGRISVLYRMKSGSSQTFYTGGLTTEALRLKGTGNFEQISIPYHAAKAGAQLLSFEAEGGSAVEFNGFSIIPEKEASAEIIALEKKFKPAITENIDAKNVILKYQEIAGYYGISWDDAHGIVREFRNDELDYYFKRHVNNHTTKTFIGNDKGNFANVYIRPVELDAHEEKTVYALVCTGKYEYVKKRLGNLNEIKNKVLQGDEKPVVAEVLPEGKKYEFSQKILKATLLTNIMYPVYTANSYIRHFTPGKWYNSLYTWDSGFIAVGLNEISTELAAECINVYTTPEGNQNAFIQHGTPYPVQVYAFFDLWNKTQSKEALAYFYPRLKKYYAFMAGRYGSSNTRRLKSNMLTSWDYFYNSGGWDDYPPQVTVHEQKATKTVAAVANNSYSIRIAKMLRLVAQALKKESDIAEYDKDIKLFSDALQKYSWNDTAGYFSYVVHDEQGNATGHFKDPLSGKDHNMGLDGAYPLLAGICTPEQEEKLIEKIFSPQHMWTPSGICVVDQSAPYFKPVGYWNGSVWMPHQWFVWKAMLDLGRPDLARRIAQKALDIFKNEVDNSYATFEYFSAKTGRGAGWHQFGGLSAPVLSWFSAYFKPGTVTAGFEIWIKDQTFNPAQSEYKANLSLDQTTLARQRSLLVCMNPAFQYQVTLNGKIIKAESPYPGLLQITLPASNKDAALSIIPSKE, encoded by the coding sequence ATGAGAATTAGTCTGGTTGTTGGAATCCTTTTGATCCCTGCAATACTTATTGCGCAAAAAAAGAAATCCGGAAAATTTGATCGGTTAAATGACACACATGATATGCTGCTTTCTCCCTGGGGCCCATATTCGAAAAGGTATGCCGGGATATCGCATATCCCTGAGTTTAAATCTGGTATACGCTTTGATTTTTCTGTATTTCCAGGTCTGTACCGTTATAAGCCATCTGTACCGCATGTATTGCTGCAATCGGATTATTTTCCCTGGGAATCTAATAACGACTTAACTAAATATACGTTCAGGCACGAGCTGCTTTGGAAGGATGAGGCCTATTCGGATGTAACTTATCGTGTGATAGATTCTGCTACAGTTTTGGTTGCAATACGCTGCGTAAACAATACAGCATTGCCACAGTATATGGACGTAAACCTGATGTCTTATCTGGATTATCCCGAAAATTATCCTGTAAACACCATGCGCTTAAGTGGCAGTTCGATATGGAAAAATGCAGTCGGCTACCAATCTCTGGATTTTGCGAAGAAAGGGCTTAGAGATAACCTGGTACAAGATGGCTGGATTGCCGGAGAGGCCAGAGCTGCTGAATATATTGATGGAAGGGCGATTGGGTCTATATTTGGAAATACAAAAGGCAATAAAGTAACCTATAGCATAGCCTTAAAAAACGATCAGCTAAAAGGTCGGATAAGTGTGCTTTACAGAATGAAGAGTGGCAGCAGCCAGACTTTTTATACCGGTGGTTTAACGACTGAAGCGCTAAGGTTAAAGGGCACCGGGAATTTTGAGCAGATCAGCATTCCATATCATGCTGCCAAAGCGGGCGCACAGTTATTGTCATTTGAAGCTGAAGGTGGCAGTGCTGTTGAATTTAACGGTTTTTCCATCATTCCTGAAAAAGAAGCATCAGCGGAAATTATTGCACTGGAAAAGAAATTCAAACCAGCAATAACGGAGAATATTGATGCTAAAAATGTGATACTTAAGTACCAGGAAATTGCCGGCTATTATGGGATAAGCTGGGATGATGCCCATGGTATTGTACGTGAATTTAGAAATGATGAACTGGATTATTACTTTAAAAGGCATGTAAACAACCATACGACCAAAACATTTATCGGGAACGATAAAGGAAATTTTGCCAATGTTTACATCAGGCCGGTAGAGCTGGATGCCCACGAGGAGAAAACTGTTTATGCATTGGTATGTACAGGGAAGTATGAATATGTTAAAAAACGCCTGGGTAATTTAAATGAGATAAAGAACAAGGTATTGCAGGGCGACGAGAAGCCGGTTGTTGCAGAAGTACTTCCGGAAGGAAAAAAATATGAATTTAGCCAGAAGATATTAAAGGCTACCCTACTAACCAATATCATGTACCCGGTTTATACCGCTAATAGTTACATCAGGCATTTTACACCGGGAAAATGGTATAATTCTTTGTATACCTGGGATTCAGGTTTTATTGCAGTAGGTTTAAATGAGATCAGTACTGAACTGGCCGCTGAATGTATAAACGTTTATACTACACCGGAAGGGAATCAGAATGCTTTCATTCAGCACGGTACCCCATACCCTGTACAAGTTTATGCATTTTTTGATCTCTGGAACAAGACTCAGTCAAAGGAAGCCCTGGCTTATTTTTATCCGCGCCTGAAAAAGTATTATGCGTTTATGGCAGGCCGCTACGGGAGTTCCAATACAAGGCGGCTGAAATCGAACATGCTGACCTCCTGGGACTATTTTTACAATTCTGGCGGCTGGGACGATTATCCCCCGCAGGTAACGGTGCATGAGCAAAAAGCTACCAAGACTGTTGCTGCAGTGGCCAATAATTCCTATAGCATCCGTATTGCTAAAATGCTGCGGCTGGTTGCGCAGGCTTTAAAGAAAGAAAGTGACATTGCGGAGTATGATAAGGACATTAAATTGTTTAGTGATGCCTTGCAGAAGTATTCCTGGAACGATACGGCCGGTTATTTTAGCTATGTAGTGCATGATGAGCAAGGTAATGCAACTGGCCATTTTAAAGATCCACTGAGTGGTAAAGACCACAATATGGGATTGGATGGTGCTTATCCATTGCTTGCCGGTATTTGTACACCGGAACAGGAAGAAAAGCTGATAGAAAAAATTTTCTCACCACAGCACATGTGGACACCTTCCGGTATTTGCGTGGTTGACCAGTCGGCCCCTTATTTTAAACCCGTAGGCTATTGGAACGGTTCCGTTTGGATGCCCCACCAATGGTTTGTGTGGAAGGCGATGCTTGATCTGGGACGACCTGATCTGGCCAGAAGAATAGCGCAAAAGGCACTGGACATTTTTAAAAACGAAGTGGACAATTCTTATGCTACTTTTGAATATTTCTCTGCAAAAACAGGAAGGGGCGCCGGATGGCATCAGTTTGGTGGATTATCGGCCCCTGTGCTCTCCTGGTTCTCAGCTTATTTTAAGCCCGGTACAGTTACTGCAGGATTTGAAATCTGGATAAAAGACCAAACATTTAATCCTGCTCAATCTGAATACAAGGCCAACCTTTCTTTAGATCAGACTACTTTGGCCCGTCAAAGGAGTTTGCTTGTCTGTATGAACCCTGCTTTCCAGTATCAGGTTACGTTAAACGGTAAAATTATCAAGGCTGAATCACCTTATCCCGGTCTGCTTCAGATTACTTTGCCAGCTTCCAATAAAGATGCCGCGCTGAGTATAATACCCTCAAAAGAATAG